The following coding sequences are from one Bradyrhizobium sp. WSM471 window:
- the obgE gene encoding GTPase ObgE, giving the protein MKFLDEAKVYIRSGDGGNGCVAFRREKFIEFGGPSGGNGGRGGNVIIEVADGLNTLIDYRYQQHFKAQKGENGSGSDRHGANGKSIVLKVPLGTQIFDEDRETMIHDFTNVGEKFVLAEGGNGGFGNAHFKTSTNRAPRNANPGQPGEERWIWLRLKLIADAGLVGLPNAGKSTFLAKVSAAKPKIADYPFTTLHPQLGVVNADGREFVLADIPGLIEGAHEGVGLGDRFLAHVERCRVLLHLIDATCEHAGKAYKTVRTELDAYAGQLTDKIEIVALNKIDAVEPDELKKQKDRLKRAAKKTPLLLSAVTGDGVQEALRALADVIGESPVSAKAKSAAEAEPWSV; this is encoded by the coding sequence ATGAAATTCCTTGACGAAGCAAAGGTCTATATCCGCTCCGGCGACGGCGGAAACGGCTGCGTGGCGTTCCGCCGCGAAAAATTCATTGAATTCGGCGGTCCCTCCGGCGGCAATGGCGGCCGCGGCGGCAATGTCATCATCGAAGTCGCAGACGGGCTGAACACGCTGATCGACTATCGCTACCAGCAGCACTTCAAGGCCCAGAAGGGCGAGAACGGCTCGGGCTCGGACCGCCACGGCGCCAATGGCAAGTCGATCGTGCTGAAGGTCCCGCTGGGCACGCAGATCTTCGATGAAGATCGCGAGACCATGATCCACGATTTCACCAATGTCGGCGAAAAATTCGTGCTGGCCGAAGGCGGCAATGGCGGCTTCGGCAACGCGCATTTCAAGACCTCGACCAACCGCGCGCCGCGCAATGCCAATCCCGGCCAGCCTGGCGAGGAGCGCTGGATCTGGCTGCGGCTGAAGCTGATCGCGGATGCCGGTCTCGTCGGCCTGCCCAATGCCGGCAAGTCGACCTTCCTCGCCAAGGTCAGCGCGGCCAAGCCGAAGATCGCCGACTATCCCTTCACCACGCTGCATCCGCAGCTCGGCGTCGTGAATGCCGACGGCCGCGAGTTCGTGCTGGCGGACATTCCGGGCCTGATCGAAGGCGCGCATGAAGGTGTCGGTCTCGGCGACCGCTTCCTCGCCCATGTCGAGCGCTGCCGCGTGCTGCTGCATCTGATCGACGCGACCTGCGAGCACGCCGGCAAGGCCTACAAGACGGTGCGAACCGAGCTGGACGCCTATGCCGGGCAGCTCACCGACAAGATCGAGATCGTCGCGCTGAACAAGATCGACGCGGTCGAGCCGGACGAGTTGAAGAAGCAGAAGGACCGGCTGAAGCGCGCCGCCAAGAAGACGCCGCTGCTGCTCTCCGCCGTCACCGGAGATGGCGTGCAGGAAGCGCTGCGGGCATTGGCGGATGTGATCGGCGAGAGCCCGGTCTCGGCGAAAGCGAAGAGCGCGGCCGAAGCGGAGCCTTGGTCGGTTTGA
- a CDS encoding MaoC family dehydratase yields the protein MTDFDPARHRMIPAQRWFEDFVVGERFVLPSRTQTTAVFAAFQTASGDTHPVHYDVEYCRSRGMPHLLAHGFQTLIHTAPGAGLFPFMVEDSLVGFLEQSSRFLKPVFADDTIYPALEVIELVPGRSTGAVTLKSTVFNQRKELVLEGMQKFLIRRRPS from the coding sequence ATGACCGACTTCGACCCGGCCCGGCATCGCATGATCCCCGCGCAACGCTGGTTTGAGGATTTCGTGGTCGGCGAGCGTTTCGTGCTGCCGAGCCGCACGCAGACGACGGCGGTGTTCGCGGCGTTCCAGACCGCGAGCGGCGACACTCATCCGGTGCATTACGATGTGGAGTATTGCCGCAGCCGCGGCATGCCGCATCTGCTCGCCCACGGTTTCCAGACGTTGATCCACACCGCACCCGGCGCAGGCCTGTTTCCGTTCATGGTCGAGGACTCCCTGGTCGGCTTCCTCGAGCAATCCAGCCGGTTCCTCAAACCGGTGTTCGCCGACGACACCATTTATCCCGCGCTCGAGGTCATCGAGCTGGTGCCGGGACGCTCGACCGGCGCGGTGACGCTCAAAAGCACCGTGTTCAACCAGCGCAAGGAGCTGGTGCTGGAGGGCATGCAGAAATTCCTGATCCGGCGCCGGCCATCCTAA
- a CDS encoding alkaline phosphatase family protein, with the protein MARAKNVLWIMCDQLRYDYLGCTGHPTLKTPNIDAMAKRGVLFSKAYVQSPICGPSRMSFYTGRYMRSHGSHWNGWPLRVGEPTLGDHLKKLGVRNVLVGKTHMAPDLEGMKALGIPPESMIGVHVAECGFEPYERDDGLHPTGRPRPKYDEYLRQQGFEAPNPWEHWANSGAAEDGSLQNGWLLVHADKAARVPDEHSETPYMTRRAMDFISEAETDGRPWCLHLSYIKPHWPYIAPEPYASMYSTSDMIPVIRSERERQNPHPVFGAYMDMRYSRNMARNDAREKVIPTYMGLITQIDDQMGVLMKFLEERDLLDTTMIVFTSDHGDYLGDHWMGEKDLFHEQSAKIPLIIIDPSKEADATRGTRNDALVEAIDLAPTFVDYFGGKVPGHILEGRSLLPLLRGSTPSDWRKVAFSEYDYVMQDVRLKLNQPIERCRLFMVFDGRWKYIHASGFRPMLYDLETDPEEFVDRGDDPECAGIIARLQAELFDWALHPNDHITTSREKIAAYADNQLQVKGGILIGIWDEAELASIKDGIAQRAKL; encoded by the coding sequence ATGGCGCGCGCGAAGAACGTTCTCTGGATCATGTGCGACCAGCTTCGCTATGACTATCTCGGCTGCACCGGCCATCCCACGCTGAAGACGCCGAACATCGACGCCATGGCCAAGCGCGGCGTGCTGTTCAGCAAGGCCTATGTGCAGTCGCCGATCTGCGGCCCCTCGCGGATGTCGTTCTACACCGGGCGCTACATGCGCTCGCACGGCTCGCACTGGAACGGCTGGCCGCTGCGCGTCGGCGAGCCCACCCTCGGCGATCACCTCAAGAAGCTCGGCGTGCGCAACGTGCTGGTCGGCAAGACCCACATGGCGCCCGATCTCGAAGGCATGAAGGCGCTCGGCATCCCGCCGGAGTCAATGATCGGCGTGCACGTCGCCGAATGCGGGTTCGAACCCTATGAGCGTGACGACGGCCTGCATCCCACGGGGCGGCCGCGTCCGAAATACGACGAATATCTGCGCCAGCAAGGATTCGAGGCGCCCAATCCCTGGGAGCATTGGGCGAACTCAGGCGCGGCCGAGGACGGCTCGCTCCAGAACGGCTGGCTGCTCGTGCATGCCGACAAGGCCGCGCGCGTGCCGGACGAGCATTCCGAGACGCCCTACATGACGCGGCGCGCGATGGACTTCATCAGCGAGGCCGAGACCGACGGCAGGCCGTGGTGCCTGCATCTGTCCTACATCAAGCCGCACTGGCCCTACATCGCGCCCGAACCCTACGCCAGCATGTATTCGACATCGGACATGATTCCGGTGATCCGCTCCGAGCGCGAGCGCCAGAACCCGCATCCGGTGTTCGGCGCCTATATGGACATGCGCTACTCCCGCAACATGGCGCGCAACGATGCCCGCGAGAAGGTGATCCCGACCTATATGGGCCTGATCACCCAGATCGACGACCAGATGGGCGTGCTGATGAAGTTCCTGGAGGAGCGCGATCTGCTGGACACCACCATGATCGTGTTCACCTCCGATCACGGCGATTATCTCGGCGATCACTGGATGGGCGAGAAGGATCTGTTCCACGAGCAGTCGGCGAAGATCCCGCTGATCATTATCGATCCCTCGAAGGAGGCCGACGCCACGCGCGGCACGCGCAACGACGCGCTGGTCGAAGCCATCGACCTCGCGCCGACCTTCGTCGATTATTTCGGCGGCAAGGTGCCGGGCCATATCCTCGAGGGACGCTCGCTGCTGCCCCTGCTGCGCGGCTCGACGCCATCGGATTGGCGCAAGGTGGCGTTCTCCGAATACGATTATGTCATGCAGGACGTGCGGCTGAAGCTGAACCAGCCGATCGAACGCTGCCGCCTGTTCATGGTGTTCGACGGCCGCTGGAAATACATCCACGCCTCGGGCTTCCGCCCGATGCTGTATGACCTCGAAACCGATCCGGAAGAGTTTGTGGATCGCGGCGACGATCCCGAGTGCGCCGGCATCATTGCGCGATTGCAGGCCGAATTGTTCGACTGGGCGCTGCACCCCAACGACCACATCACCACGTCGCGCGAGAAGATCGCCGCCTATGCCGACAACCAGCTCCAGGTGAAGGGCGGCATCCTGATCGGGATCTGGGACGAAGCGGAGCTGGCGTCGATCAAGGACGGCATCGCGCAACGCGCGAAGCTGTAG